One region of Rhodocaloribacter litoris genomic DNA includes:
- the fabG gene encoding 3-oxoacyl-ACP reductase FabG, which produces MGKLADKMAIVTGGARGIGRATATLFAREGAAVVVADRDREAAEALAGTLQAEGARALALPVDVTRPEDTERMARETADRFGRIDILVNNAGITQDATLRKMTPEQFRAVVEVNLTGVFLCTKAVLPYMEAQERGCILNASSVVAHAGNFGQTNYVATKAGVIGMTKTWARELGRRGIRVNAVAPGFIETDMTQQVPEKVLDAVRARTPLGRLGRPDEVARAYLFLASDEASFITGAVLNVDGGLTL; this is translated from the coding sequence ATGGGGAAACTGGCAGATAAGATGGCCATCGTGACGGGCGGCGCCCGCGGCATCGGCCGGGCCACGGCGACGCTGTTCGCCCGCGAGGGGGCGGCCGTGGTGGTGGCCGACCGGGACCGCGAGGCGGCAGAAGCCCTCGCTGGCACCTTGCAGGCCGAGGGCGCCCGCGCGCTGGCGCTCCCGGTGGACGTGACCCGGCCCGAGGATACCGAGCGTATGGCCCGCGAGACGGCCGACCGCTTTGGCCGCATCGACATCCTGGTCAACAACGCGGGCATCACGCAGGACGCCACGCTCCGCAAGATGACGCCGGAGCAATTCCGGGCCGTCGTCGAGGTCAACCTGACCGGCGTCTTCCTGTGCACAAAGGCCGTGCTGCCCTACATGGAGGCGCAGGAGCGCGGGTGCATCCTGAACGCTTCGTCCGTGGTGGCCCATGCCGGCAACTTCGGGCAGACGAACTACGTGGCCACGAAAGCCGGCGTGATCGGGATGACGAAAACCTGGGCACGGGAGCTGGGGCGACGCGGCATCCGGGTCAATGCGGTGGCGCCCGGGTTCATCGAGACCGACATGACGCAACAGGTGCCGGAGAAGGTGCTCGATGCCGTGCGGGCGCGCACGCCGCTCGGGCGCCTGGGGCGTCCCGACGAGGTGGCCCGCGCTTACC
- a CDS encoding TonB-dependent receptor, with the protein MKRLLWLCCLAWLAGPLALAQQVWIEGQVQEAGSGAPLPGANVVLPATQQGTTTGPDGTFRLGPVAPGRYVLQVSFVGFQTLAETVDVGTAPVRLTLALSPVLLEADEVVVTGTRQSEKLLDAPVTIETITAADLTRTGGGTFLSALAGLKGIDFVDAGINAQGISARGFNSQFNTRMLAMTDGRMAQLPGTGLPQGNFLPTAPLDVKAIEVVVGPASALYGPNAHTGVVNVITKDPWDEAGVSLAARTGERSLIDVTGRAAGTAGAFGWKVTGQYLEADDFEPSREEGLHDYGTSIYEGDVLRDLDGYHIRSAKLEGFLYYRLGAWQAQGGAGYSTNDNFGLTNNGRNHIRGWEVLYQTVQVSHPHWYAQFTHTKNDAGKTYQLNAVVQAAAAQVAAGVPLEQVDLDALRRASMFVDRGALLDGEVQYRHDLPFLQGRVVTGLQMRRYRPDSDGTFLADAGGEDLSATEVGGYAQLDLRLVPDRLRLVTAARLDGHSNYSTQFSPKAALVYTALPGHNVRVGYNRAFKSPTILENYLFIPIRRFDLAPGYYVNAFGNRDGYVIKDPAGQVVSRVDGLEPEQVDALELGYKGAFGSRAFVDVVGYYSWYRNFISPLTLVADGFTQIAYEADGTTPVVAPASDAAFNGLLTYLNFGRAQVAGLDAGLTLYPSPYVTLSGSVSLISLRSFTEAAGQTELPLNVPETKLKGNVTVRNVGLQGYFVSLSARYQSAYRFVSGYWNSETLLPDGEVPARTVLDLTLGYKVPRTGLDLTLSISNLLDEAGYDALGAPVRGRFVWFGLTYHLPGLRF; encoded by the coding sequence ATGAAACGACTGCTCTGGCTATGCTGCCTGGCCTGGCTGGCAGGCCCGCTCGCCCTGGCACAGCAGGTCTGGATCGAGGGGCAGGTGCAGGAAGCGGGCAGCGGCGCGCCGTTGCCCGGCGCCAACGTCGTCCTGCCGGCAACGCAGCAGGGCACCACGACCGGCCCGGACGGCACGTTCCGCCTGGGTCCGGTGGCGCCCGGGCGCTACGTGCTCCAGGTTTCGTTCGTGGGGTTCCAGACACTGGCAGAAACCGTGGACGTGGGCACGGCCCCGGTCCGGCTGACGCTGGCGCTGTCCCCCGTCCTCCTCGAAGCCGACGAGGTGGTGGTCACCGGCACGCGCCAGTCGGAAAAGCTGCTCGATGCGCCGGTCACCATCGAGACGATCACGGCGGCCGACCTGACCCGCACCGGCGGCGGCACCTTCCTCTCGGCCCTGGCCGGCCTCAAAGGCATCGACTTCGTGGACGCCGGTATCAATGCGCAGGGGATCTCGGCCCGCGGCTTCAACAGCCAGTTCAACACGCGCATGCTGGCGATGACCGACGGCCGCATGGCCCAACTGCCCGGTACGGGCCTGCCGCAGGGTAACTTCCTGCCGACGGCTCCGCTGGACGTGAAGGCCATCGAGGTGGTCGTCGGGCCGGCCTCGGCGCTCTACGGCCCCAACGCCCACACCGGCGTGGTGAACGTCATCACCAAGGACCCCTGGGACGAGGCGGGCGTCTCGCTGGCGGCCCGCACCGGCGAGCGCTCGCTGATCGACGTGACGGGCCGGGCGGCCGGCACGGCCGGCGCCTTCGGCTGGAAGGTCACCGGGCAATACCTGGAGGCCGACGACTTCGAGCCGAGCCGCGAGGAAGGGCTGCACGACTACGGCACGTCGATCTACGAGGGCGACGTGCTGCGGGACCTCGACGGTTACCACATCCGCTCGGCCAAGCTGGAAGGGTTCCTGTACTACCGGCTCGGCGCGTGGCAGGCCCAGGGCGGGGCCGGCTATTCGACCAACGACAACTTCGGCCTGACCAACAACGGGCGTAACCACATCCGCGGCTGGGAGGTGCTCTACCAGACCGTGCAGGTGAGTCACCCCCACTGGTACGCCCAGTTCACCCACACGAAGAACGATGCCGGCAAGACGTACCAGCTCAACGCCGTGGTGCAGGCGGCGGCTGCGCAGGTGGCGGCCGGCGTGCCCCTGGAGCAGGTGGACCTGGATGCTCTCCGCCGGGCCAGTATGTTCGTCGATCGCGGGGCGCTGCTCGACGGCGAGGTCCAGTACCGGCACGACCTGCCCTTCCTGCAGGGGCGCGTCGTCACCGGTCTGCAGATGCGGCGTTACCGGCCCGACTCCGACGGGACGTTCCTGGCCGACGCGGGCGGCGAAGACCTGAGCGCGACCGAGGTGGGCGGCTACGCACAGCTCGACCTGCGCCTGGTGCCGGACCGCCTCCGCCTGGTGACGGCCGCCCGCCTGGACGGCCACTCGAACTACAGCACCCAGTTCAGCCCCAAGGCGGCGCTGGTCTACACGGCCCTCCCCGGCCACAACGTCCGCGTCGGCTACAACCGCGCCTTCAAAAGTCCCACCATCCTGGAGAACTATCTGTTCATTCCCATCCGCCGCTTCGACCTGGCCCCCGGCTACTACGTCAACGCCTTCGGCAACCGGGACGGCTATGTGATCAAGGACCCGGCCGGGCAGGTGGTGAGCCGGGTCGATGGGCTGGAGCCGGAGCAGGTCGACGCGCTGGAGCTGGGCTACAAAGGCGCCTTCGGCAGCCGGGCGTTCGTGGATGTGGTGGGCTATTACTCCTGGTATCGTAACTTCATAAGCCCGCTGACGCTGGTGGCCGACGGCTTCACCCAGATCGCCTACGAGGCCGACGGCACCACGCCGGTGGTTGCCCCCGCCTCCGACGCCGCCTTCAACGGCCTGCTGACCTACCTGAACTTTGGCCGGGCGCAGGTGGCCGGGCTGGATGCCGGGCTGACGCTGTATCCCTCGCCCTACGTCACCCTCTCGGGCAGCGTCTCGCTCATCTCGCTCCGCAGCTTCACCGAGGCGGCCGGGCAGACCGAGCTGCCGCTCAATGTGCCCGAGACCAAGCTCAAGGGCAACGTGACCGTCCGCAACGTGGGCCTGCAGGGCTACTTCGTCAGCCTGAGCGCCCGCTACCAGAGCGCCTACCGCTTCGTGTCGGGCTACTGGAACAGCGAGACCCTGCTGCCCGACGGCGAGGTGCCGGCCCGCACGGTGCTGGACCTGACGCTGGGCTACAAGGTTCCTCGCACCGGCCTGGACCTGACGCTCAGCATCTCGAACCTGCTCGACGAGGCGGGATACGACGCGCTGGGCGCGCCCGTACGCGGCCGTTTCGTCTGGTTCGGCCTCACCTATCACCTTCCGGGATTGCGGTTCTAA
- a CDS encoding GbsR/MarR family transcriptional regulator, giving the protein MQRTLTPLQRDLVEEFGNIYERYGLARLKGLIVGLLLTQADPLSLDEIATMLNRSKGPISSTIRELASIGLVRKVNGPENRRDYYVAHPDLFLNNFKFNLATVRKNRRTAEQFLREMEATGESTYHAALGRLRHMEAFYRLMEQFYESFTQEWEQVQASLEEAARTP; this is encoded by the coding sequence GTGCAGCGCACCCTGACGCCCCTGCAGCGAGACCTGGTTGAAGAGTTCGGCAACATCTACGAGCGCTACGGCCTCGCGCGGCTGAAGGGGCTGATCGTGGGGCTGTTGCTGACCCAGGCCGATCCGCTCTCGCTCGACGAGATCGCCACGATGCTCAACCGGTCCAAGGGTCCCATCTCGAGCACCATCCGGGAGCTGGCCAGCATCGGCCTGGTGCGCAAGGTCAACGGCCCGGAGAACCGCCGCGACTACTACGTGGCGCACCCCGACCTCTTCCTGAACAACTTCAAGTTTAACCTGGCGACCGTGCGCAAGAATCGGCGCACGGCCGAGCAGTTCCTGCGCGAGATGGAGGCCACCGGGGAGAGCACCTACCACGCAGCCCTCGGACGGCTGCGTCACATGGAAGCCTTCTACCGGCTCATGGAACAGTTCTACGAGAGCTTCACGCAGGAGTGGGAGCAGGTCCAGGCGAGCCTGGAGGAGGCGGCGCGGACCCCCTGA
- a CDS encoding MarR family winged helix-turn-helix transcriptional regulator gives MLVYYLEFEINEGGMPLANGTYDPALKLWVVLNRVVRSIAEPLRRQVEAHGLSFTEFGVLEVLLHKGPLPIGEIGGHLLLGSGSMTYVIDKLERRGLLERRACEADRRIVFAALTPAGEALITPVFDEHRQLVHRLMAGLNASEQQAAIDLLKRLGRHAQQVAAAVS, from the coding sequence ATGTTGGTATATTATCTCGAATTCGAGATAAACGAGGGCGGGATGCCGCTGGCCAACGGGACATACGATCCGGCGCTGAAGCTGTGGGTGGTGCTGAACCGTGTCGTCCGCAGCATCGCGGAACCGTTGCGCCGGCAGGTCGAGGCGCACGGGCTCAGCTTCACGGAGTTCGGGGTGCTCGAGGTGCTTCTGCACAAGGGGCCCCTGCCCATCGGGGAGATCGGCGGGCACCTGCTGCTCGGCAGCGGCAGCATGACCTACGTCATCGACAAGCTGGAGCGGCGCGGCCTGCTCGAACGCCGCGCCTGCGAAGCGGACCGCCGCATCGTCTTTGCCGCGCTCACCCCGGCCGGAGAGGCCCTCATCACGCCGGTCTTCGACGAGCACCGGCAGCTCGTGCATCGCCTCATGGCCGGGCTGAACGCCTCGGAACAGCAGGCCGCCATCGACCTGCTCAAGCGCCTCGGACGGCACGCACAGCAGGTCGCCGCAGCGGTTTCCTGA
- a CDS encoding YceI family protein, translating into MSNRITYAIDPSHSRLGFTVRHMGFAKVRGAFEKFEGTISMEDDDLATLAAEVTIEAASINTHDNQRDEHLRSADFFDVEKYPQITFRSTGMKDVSGTSFTLVGALTIHGVTRTVEIEGALTGKGRDPWGNNRVGFEGRTTINRKDFGLTWNAVLETGGVLVSEDVQLELEVEAVEQVPETA; encoded by the coding sequence ATGTCCAACCGCATCACCTACGCCATCGACCCGTCGCACTCGCGGCTGGGGTTCACCGTCCGTCACATGGGCTTCGCCAAGGTACGCGGGGCCTTCGAAAAGTTCGAGGGCACGATCTCGATGGAAGACGACGACCTCGCCACGCTGGCGGCCGAGGTGACCATCGAGGCGGCCTCCATCAACACGCACGACAACCAGCGGGACGAGCACCTGCGCTCGGCCGACTTTTTCGACGTGGAGAAGTACCCGCAGATCACCTTCCGCAGCACCGGCATGAAGGACGTGTCGGGCACGTCGTTCACGCTCGTGGGTGCGTTGACGATCCACGGCGTCACGCGCACGGTGGAGATCGAGGGGGCCCTCACGGGCAAGGGCCGCGACCCGTGGGGCAACAACCGCGTCGGCTTCGAGGGTCGTACCACCATCAACCGGAAGGATTTCGGGCTGACGTGGAACGCAGTGCTCGAGACCGGCGGGGTGCTCGTCAGCGAGGACGTGCAGCTCGAGCTGGAGGTCGAGGCCGTCGAGCAGGTGCCCGAGACGGCCTGA
- a CDS encoding NAD(P)/FAD-dependent oxidoreductase, producing MKDHYHVLIVGGGTAGLTVAAQLRNQPDPVEVGLIEPSEKHYYQPIWTLVGGGVVPREVSERDEADYIPDGVTWIQDAVTAFDPDNNTVTTRDGRTIGYDYLVVAPGIQLDWHKIPGLKEALGSHGVCSNYSYDTVSYTWETLRNLKGGRALFTQPATPIKCGGAPQKIMYLAADHLRRKGLLDQTDIQFMSPGAVVFGVKEFARTLEKVIARYGITFNLKHELIEVRGPQQEAVFRVTDEAGNTSEKVVGFDMIHVTPPQSAPDFIKQSPLANEAGWVDVDKYTLQHTRYPNVFGLGDAAGTPNAKTGAAVRKQAPTVVHNLLQFRATGALDQPKTYHGYASCPLVTGYGKLVLAEFDYDNRPVPSFPFDTTQERYSMYALKLYALPNLYWHGMLRGRA from the coding sequence ATGAAAGACCACTATCACGTTCTCATCGTCGGCGGCGGCACGGCCGGCCTCACCGTGGCCGCCCAGCTCCGCAACCAGCCCGACCCCGTCGAGGTCGGCCTCATCGAACCCTCCGAGAAGCACTACTACCAGCCCATCTGGACGCTCGTCGGCGGCGGGGTGGTGCCCCGCGAGGTCTCCGAGCGCGACGAGGCCGACTACATCCCCGACGGCGTCACCTGGATCCAGGACGCCGTGACGGCCTTCGACCCGGACAACAACACCGTCACCACGCGCGACGGGCGAACCATCGGGTACGATTACCTCGTCGTAGCGCCCGGCATCCAGCTCGACTGGCACAAGATCCCCGGGCTGAAAGAAGCGCTGGGCTCCCACGGCGTGTGCAGCAACTACAGCTACGACACCGTCTCGTACACCTGGGAGACGCTCCGCAATCTGAAGGGCGGGCGGGCGCTGTTCACCCAGCCGGCCACCCCCATCAAGTGCGGCGGCGCCCCGCAGAAGATCATGTACCTGGCGGCCGACCACCTGCGCCGCAAGGGGCTGCTCGATCAGACTGACATCCAGTTCATGTCGCCTGGCGCGGTGGTCTTCGGCGTGAAAGAATTCGCCCGGACGCTGGAGAAAGTCATCGCCCGGTACGGCATCACGTTCAACCTCAAGCACGAGCTGATCGAGGTGCGCGGGCCGCAGCAGGAGGCCGTCTTCCGCGTCACCGACGAGGCGGGCAACACGTCGGAGAAGGTGGTCGGCTTCGACATGATCCACGTGACCCCGCCGCAGAGCGCGCCCGACTTCATCAAGCAGAGCCCGCTGGCCAACGAGGCCGGCTGGGTGGACGTGGACAAGTACACCCTCCAGCACACGCGCTACCCGAACGTCTTCGGCCTGGGAGACGCCGCCGGCACGCCCAACGCCAAGACGGGCGCGGCCGTGCGCAAGCAGGCGCCCACGGTGGTGCACAACCTGCTGCAGTTCCGCGCCACCGGCGCCCTCGACCAGCCCAAGACGTACCACGGCTATGCCTCCTGCCCGCTCGTGACCGGCTACGGCAAGCTGGTGCTGGCCGAGTTCGACTACGATAACAGGCCGGTGCCTTCCTTTCCCTTCGACACGACCCAGGAGCGCTACAGCATGTACGCGCTGAAGCTGTACGCGCTGCCGAACCTGTACTGGCACGGTATGCTCCGCGGCCGCGCCTGA
- a CDS encoding DUF1641 domain-containing protein: protein MEPTQPDGAATLQARLHEPETAAALNRLLDRLDVLDRALAAAETAATQAPGMAAMFVDIADEAAARAQERGVDLDQRLHDALDLVERLTAPETTRVLKQLLDRMDRLEALLALADQAPGMAAMFVDIADEAAARARERGVDLDETLKRAGTLAGSATLALAEASATTPATPPRLGPFGLLRALRDADIQRALAFGLQFARAFGRALRRKG from the coding sequence ATGGAACCGACGCAACCCGACGGCGCGGCCACGTTGCAGGCCCGCCTTCACGAGCCCGAGACGGCGGCGGCCCTGAACCGGCTCCTCGACCGCCTCGACGTGCTCGACCGGGCCCTCGCGGCCGCCGAGACCGCCGCCACGCAGGCCCCGGGCATGGCCGCTATGTTCGTCGACATCGCCGACGAGGCCGCCGCCCGCGCCCAGGAACGCGGCGTAGACCTGGACCAGCGCCTGCACGACGCCCTCGACCTCGTCGAGCGGCTGACGGCCCCCGAGACGACGCGCGTCCTCAAGCAGCTCCTCGACCGCATGGACCGGCTCGAAGCGCTCCTGGCGCTGGCCGACCAGGCCCCCGGCATGGCCGCTATGTTCGTCGACATCGCCGACGAGGCCGCCGCCCGCGCCCGGGAGCGCGGCGTCGACCTGGACGAGACCCTGAAGCGGGCGGGCACGCTGGCCGGGTCGGCCACGCTGGCCCTGGCCGAAGCCTCGGCCACCACCCCGGCCACCCCGCCCCGCCTCGGCCCCTTCGGCCTGCTCCGCGCCCTCCGCGACGCCGACATCCAGCGGGCGCTGGCCTTCGGCCTCCAGTTTGCCCGCGCCTTCGGCCGGGCGCTGCGCCGCAAGGGCTGA